In a genomic window of Corynebacterium coyleae:
- a CDS encoding FAD-binding oxidoreductase: MELTTQSLYGWGRTAPSTAQVLSTPDVDTIAEAVKRVADENADLPEHKRRGVIARGLGRSYGDPAQNGGGLVVDMTPLNRIHSIDPDSGIVDVDAGVSLDQLMKAALPYGLWVPVLPGTRQVTIGGAIGPDIHGKNHHSAGSFGNHVLSMELLVADGRVLHLEPTGETAELFWATVGGMGLTGIILRARIQMTKTETAYFIADTDRTNTLDETIAVHSDGSEVNYTYSSAWFDAISAPPKTGRSTISRGSLATLDQLKEFAPKLAKDPLKFNAPQLMTVPDIFPSWTMNKLSLMAIGEAYYMMGSPARNQVLNLTQFYQPLDLIGKWNRGYGKAGFLQYQFVVPTDAVEPFKDIIYDIQSSGHYTALNVFKLFGEGNQAPLSYPMKGWNVCVDFPIRPGLNEFLDRLDDQVMQFGGRLYLAKESRTSAEKFHKMYPELPGWLKTRRDIDPTGVFASDMSRRLELN, from the coding sequence ATGGAACTGACAACCCAATCCCTCTACGGATGGGGCCGTACCGCCCCATCTACCGCCCAGGTCCTGTCCACCCCTGACGTGGACACGATTGCGGAGGCAGTCAAGCGGGTCGCGGATGAGAACGCGGACCTGCCCGAGCACAAGCGCCGCGGCGTCATCGCCCGTGGTCTGGGTCGCTCCTATGGTGATCCCGCCCAGAATGGTGGCGGTTTGGTCGTCGATATGACGCCGCTGAACCGGATCCACTCCATCGACCCGGATTCCGGCATTGTCGACGTCGACGCGGGCGTGAGCCTTGACCAACTCATGAAGGCCGCCCTGCCGTATGGCCTGTGGGTCCCGGTGCTGCCGGGTACCCGCCAGGTCACCATTGGTGGCGCGATCGGCCCGGATATTCACGGTAAGAACCACCACTCTGCGGGCTCGTTTGGCAACCACGTGTTGTCCATGGAGCTGCTGGTGGCGGACGGCCGCGTGCTGCACTTGGAGCCGACCGGCGAGACCGCTGAGCTGTTCTGGGCCACTGTTGGCGGCATGGGCCTGACCGGCATCATCCTGCGCGCCCGGATCCAGATGACCAAGACGGAGACCGCCTACTTCATCGCGGACACCGACCGCACCAACACGCTCGACGAGACGATCGCGGTGCACTCCGACGGCTCTGAGGTGAACTACACCTACTCGTCGGCCTGGTTCGACGCGATCTCCGCACCGCCGAAGACGGGCCGCTCCACCATCTCCCGCGGCTCGCTGGCCACCTTGGATCAGTTGAAGGAGTTCGCCCCGAAGCTGGCTAAGGACCCGTTGAAGTTCAACGCCCCGCAGTTGATGACGGTGCCGGACATTTTCCCGTCCTGGACCATGAACAAGCTCTCCCTGATGGCGATCGGCGAGGCGTACTACATGATGGGCTCCCCCGCCCGGAACCAGGTGCTGAACCTGACGCAGTTTTACCAGCCGCTGGACCTCATCGGGAAGTGGAACCGCGGCTACGGCAAGGCTGGCTTCCTGCAGTACCAGTTCGTCGTCCCGACCGACGCTGTGGAGCCGTTCAAGGACATCATTTACGACATCCAGTCCTCCGGCCACTACACCGCCCTGAACGTGTTCAAGCTGTTCGGCGAAGGCAACCAGGCACCGCTGTCCTACCCGATGAAGGGCTGGAACGTGTGCGTGGACTTCCCAATCCGTCCGGGCCTCAACGAGTTCCTCGACCGCCTGGATGACCAGGTCATGCAGTTCGGCGGCCGCCTCTACCTGGCTAAGGAATCCCGCACCAGCGCGGAGAAGTTCCACAAGATGTATC
- a CDS encoding GtrA family protein has protein sequence MSSNASLKQQLIPFLVIGIGCAVIDFGITNTLDQALDVQRDLAKAVGWVFGTISAYVLNSKFAFNAKIDAKKASAVFILYATTFAVQMLLWRVTDEPLSSLGLQDSWKNAVSFVIAQGVATTTNFLLQRYWIFKDAKGDESPLAPPA, from the coding sequence GTGTCCTCGAACGCTTCCCTAAAACAGCAGCTCATCCCGTTTTTGGTCATCGGTATCGGCTGCGCTGTCATCGACTTCGGCATCACCAACACCCTCGACCAAGCCCTCGACGTCCAGCGCGACCTTGCCAAGGCCGTGGGCTGGGTCTTCGGCACCATCTCCGCCTACGTGCTGAACTCCAAGTTCGCCTTCAACGCCAAAATCGACGCCAAAAAAGCCAGCGCCGTATTCATCCTCTACGCCACCACCTTTGCGGTGCAGATGCTGCTGTGGAGGGTGACGGACGAGCCGTTGTCGTCGCTAGGCCTGCAAGATTCGTGGAAGAACGCCGTGTCCTTCGTCATCGCACAAGGCGTAGCGACGACTACCAACTTCCTCCTCCAGCGCTACTGGATCTTTAAGGACGCTAAGGGCGACGAAAGTCCTCTCGCGCCCCCCGCCTAA
- the glfT1 gene encoding galactofuranosyltransferase GlfT1, which produces MTALNRNGTTAAVIVTHKRVDLLRHSLEQVVSQTHPVDWVIVVDNGDEDAVRVLVGELANDKGVYLPSKTNLGGAGGFAYGFLHALALGADAIWCADDDGRPKDHTVLEELYRTAEKHQLSEVSPVVANINDPEKLAFPLRQGTTWHRRVDELQGDFLPQYASLFNGALISAKAMERIGVPDYRLFIRGDEVEYHRRLAQSGLKYGTALTAFYLHPDGSDEFHPIMGGRAHAQFPDNETKRYFTYRNRGYIINQRGMKKMQLQEVVRFGWFFLVEKKDPKGFVDWLKLLRRGAREDFRRP; this is translated from the coding sequence ATGACTGCCTTGAATCGCAACGGTACGACTGCTGCCGTGATTGTGACCCATAAGCGCGTTGACCTGCTGCGACACTCGTTGGAGCAGGTGGTGTCGCAGACGCATCCGGTGGATTGGGTCATTGTGGTGGATAACGGTGATGAGGATGCGGTGCGTGTGCTTGTCGGCGAGCTCGCCAACGACAAGGGCGTCTACCTACCAAGCAAGACCAATCTGGGCGGGGCGGGTGGCTTCGCCTACGGATTCTTGCACGCGCTGGCGTTGGGGGCGGATGCGATTTGGTGCGCGGATGATGATGGTCGCCCGAAAGACCACACCGTCCTCGAAGAGCTCTACCGAACCGCAGAGAAGCATCAGTTGTCGGAGGTGTCGCCGGTGGTGGCGAACATTAACGACCCGGAGAAGCTGGCGTTTCCGCTGCGGCAGGGCACGACGTGGCACCGGCGTGTGGATGAGTTGCAGGGCGATTTTCTGCCGCAGTACGCGAGTTTGTTTAATGGCGCGTTGATTTCGGCGAAGGCGATGGAGCGCATCGGCGTGCCGGATTACCGTTTGTTTATCAGGGGCGATGAGGTGGAGTATCACCGTCGTCTGGCGCAGTCGGGCCTGAAGTATGGCACGGCGTTGACGGCGTTTTATCTGCACCCGGATGGGTCGGACGAGTTCCATCCAATTATGGGTGGGCGGGCGCATGCGCAGTTCCCTGACAATGAGACGAAGCGGTATTTCACATACCGCAACCGTGGCTACATCATCAATCAGCGCGGTATGAAGAAGATGCAGTTGCAGGAGGTTGTCCGGTTCGGGTGGTTCTTCCTGGTGGAGAAGAAGGATCCGAAGGGCTTCGTCGATTGGCTGAAGTTGCTTAGGCGGGGGGCGCGAGAGGACTTTCGTCGCCCTTAG
- the wzt gene encoding galactan export ABC transporter ATP-binding subunit Wzt/RfbE has product MVSIDTYNACVDFPIFDAKSRSLKKAMMSSAGGKIGQNASNTVVVEALRDINLHLREGDRVGLVGHNGAGKTTLLRLLSGIYEPTRGVADVRGRVAPVFDLGVGMDPEISGYENIIIRGLFLGQTRKQMKAKMDDIAEFSELGDYLSMPLRTYSTGMRVRLALGVVTSIEPEILLLDEGIGAVDAAFMSKARVRLAEMVERSGILVFASHSNDFLAQLCNTALWVDKGEIREAGLVADVVRAYEGPEAGDHVAELVQRFHG; this is encoded by the coding sequence ATGGTTTCCATCGACACCTACAACGCCTGCGTCGACTTCCCCATCTTCGACGCCAAATCCCGCTCCCTGAAAAAGGCCATGATGTCCTCGGCCGGCGGCAAAATCGGCCAGAACGCCTCCAACACCGTCGTCGTCGAAGCGCTCCGCGACATCAACCTGCATTTAAGGGAGGGCGACCGCGTCGGCCTCGTCGGCCACAACGGCGCAGGTAAAACCACCCTGCTGCGACTACTGTCCGGCATCTACGAACCAACCCGTGGCGTCGCCGACGTCCGCGGCCGCGTCGCCCCCGTCTTCGACCTCGGCGTCGGCATGGACCCCGAAATCTCCGGCTACGAAAACATCATCATCCGCGGCCTATTCCTCGGCCAGACCCGCAAACAGATGAAAGCCAAAATGGACGACATCGCCGAATTCTCCGAACTCGGCGACTACCTCTCCATGCCCCTGCGCACCTACTCCACCGGCATGCGCGTCCGCCTGGCGTTGGGCGTGGTCACCTCCATCGAACCCGAGATCCTGCTACTCGACGAAGGCATCGGCGCCGTCGACGCCGCCTTCATGTCCAAAGCCCGCGTGAGGTTGGCCGAAATGGTCGAGCGCTCCGGCATCCTCGTGTTCGCCTCCCACTCCAACGACTTCCTGGCGCAGCTCTGCAACACCGCGTTGTGGGTGGACAAGGGCGAAATTAGGGAGGCCGGCCTGGTTGCCGACGTCGTCCGCGCCTACGAAGGCCCCGAAGCCGGCGACCACGTCGCAGAACTGGTGCAGCGCTTCCACGGGTAG
- the wzm gene encoding galactan export ABC transporter permease subunit Wzm/RfbD, whose protein sequence is MCTRVNCVHNVEQLRDDVARMTSAPGENTPPSTSKTFRRAFDDLIRGWGQHELWLQLGWQDIKQRYRRSTLGPLWITIATGVMSLALGLLYSMLFQIDVADFLPHVTVGFIVWGFISGCIKDGANVFIENEGLIKQLPSALSVHIYRLVWRQTLFLAHNMVIWVILALIFRIPITLNTLLFFPGMALLLVNGVWVAMFFGMVATRFRDVAPLLEALVQLLFYVTPIVWTTRTLKDQGGVVEKRAMLAEINPLFHYLEIVRAPLIDDPVATYNWLIVIACTIVGVLITLLAMKQWRFRVPYWV, encoded by the coding sequence ATGTGCACTAGGGTGAACTGCGTGCATAACGTAGAACAACTGCGCGATGACGTCGCCCGGATGACCAGCGCGCCTGGCGAAAACACCCCGCCATCAACATCCAAAACGTTCCGGCGGGCATTCGACGACCTCATCCGCGGCTGGGGCCAACACGAGCTCTGGCTCCAACTCGGCTGGCAGGACATCAAACAGCGCTACCGACGCTCCACGCTCGGCCCCCTGTGGATCACCATCGCCACCGGCGTGATGTCGCTCGCCCTCGGCCTGCTGTACTCCATGCTGTTCCAAATCGACGTCGCCGACTTCCTCCCACACGTCACCGTCGGCTTCATCGTCTGGGGCTTCATCTCCGGCTGCATCAAAGACGGCGCGAACGTCTTCATCGAAAACGAAGGCCTGATCAAACAGCTCCCTTCCGCCCTGTCGGTCCACATCTACCGGCTCGTGTGGCGCCAAACGCTGTTCCTCGCCCACAACATGGTCATTTGGGTGATCCTGGCGCTGATCTTCCGCATCCCCATCACCCTGAACACCCTCCTGTTCTTCCCGGGTATGGCCCTGCTGCTGGTCAACGGCGTGTGGGTCGCCATGTTCTTTGGCATGGTGGCCACCCGCTTCCGCGACGTCGCCCCGCTGCTCGAAGCCCTCGTCCAACTCCTCTTCTACGTCACCCCAATCGTGTGGACGACGAGGACGCTGAAGGACCAGGGTGGTGTCGTCGAGAAGCGTGCAATGCTCGCCGAAATCAACCCCCTGTTCCACTACCTCGAAATCGTCAGAGCACCGCTTATCGACGACCCCGTCGCCACCTACAACTGGCTCATCGTCATCGCCTGCACCATCGTCGGCGTACTCATCACCCTGCTGGCCATGAAACAGTGGCGCTTCCGCGTGCCGTACTGGGTCTAG
- a CDS encoding aminotransferase class V-fold PLP-dependent enzyme, which yields MAYDVWGVRGLYGSLGGGWTYLNAHVSPQVPEKVAGAVARSFRNAASVPPPEPVLGSHSRSDVGLPEGAEYPKAARVAIADLAGVMPEQVVLGPSVPALYSALVSAMRPMLRHNSSMVLNPVDRPVLSGRLQRAGVSTTWAQADLATGDLPAWQYRDIADGSTRLVSVPAAHPELGNVVGVADIVEAVREKSRAWVLVDASAYAPYRPLDLDAWGADIAAVDMAQFGGPEIAALIFRDAAMFKRLDREALELEVSPGLAGGVPAVVEHYASLVEGAAGRSSRRNRLKYSMGETTAYLNGLRDDLHTFLGTLPAVHIVGVTGEAAEDARVERIPRLAFGVRGVPSETVLDRLVTHGIVAAQTTQTQLLDDMGVADMGGAVTIAMSPFNTQNDIEQLVRTVASLA from the coding sequence GTGGCTTATGACGTGTGGGGGGTCCGTGGGCTTTACGGGTCGTTGGGTGGCGGTTGGACGTATCTGAATGCGCATGTGTCGCCGCAGGTGCCGGAGAAGGTTGCGGGGGCGGTTGCGCGGAGTTTCCGTAATGCTGCGTCGGTGCCGCCGCCGGAGCCGGTGTTGGGATCGCATTCCCGGTCGGATGTTGGTTTGCCGGAGGGGGCGGAGTATCCGAAGGCGGCGCGGGTAGCTATTGCGGATCTGGCTGGGGTGATGCCGGAGCAGGTGGTGTTGGGGCCGAGTGTTCCGGCGTTGTATTCGGCGTTGGTGTCGGCGATGCGTCCGATGTTGCGGCATAACTCGTCGATGGTGCTGAATCCGGTGGATCGTCCGGTGTTGTCGGGGCGTTTGCAGCGCGCTGGCGTATCGACGACCTGGGCGCAGGCCGATCTGGCCACCGGCGATTTGCCTGCGTGGCAGTACCGCGACATTGCGGACGGGTCGACGCGTTTGGTGTCGGTGCCGGCGGCGCATCCGGAGTTGGGCAACGTTGTGGGCGTTGCGGACATTGTGGAGGCGGTGCGTGAGAAGTCCCGGGCGTGGGTGCTTGTGGATGCGTCGGCGTACGCCCCGTACCGTCCGTTGGATTTGGATGCGTGGGGTGCCGATATCGCTGCGGTGGACATGGCCCAGTTCGGCGGCCCGGAGATCGCGGCCCTGATTTTCCGTGACGCGGCGATGTTTAAGCGTTTGGACCGTGAGGCTCTCGAGTTGGAGGTGTCGCCTGGTCTTGCTGGTGGTGTGCCGGCTGTGGTGGAGCACTATGCGTCGTTGGTTGAGGGGGCGGCGGGGAGGTCGTCGAGACGCAATCGCTTGAAGTACTCGATGGGGGAGACCACCGCGTACCTGAACGGGCTGCGGGATGATCTGCATACGTTTTTGGGCACGCTGCCTGCGGTGCACATCGTTGGTGTGACGGGCGAGGCAGCGGAGGACGCGCGTGTGGAGCGCATCCCGCGCCTGGCGTTCGGTGTGCGAGGCGTGCCGTCGGAAACCGTGCTGGATCGCTTGGTCACGCACGGTATTGTCGCTGCTCAGACGACGCAGACACAGCTTCTCGACGACATGGGCGTCGCCGACATGGGCGGCGCCGTCACCATCGCCATGTCGCCCTTTAATACCCAGAACGACATCGAGCAGTTGGTGCGCACAGTCGCCTCGCTGGCGTAG
- a CDS encoding NAD(P)H-quinone oxidoreductase, protein MKAITLIDDTNPRSLELTEVDTPQLQDGEVLVRVTAAGVNRGDIVQAEGKYPPPKGESEIIGLECAGVIEDPGTTGHEKGEEVGCLLAGGGYAEYVAVPEGQLTPKPANLTLEETAGVVEAACTVWSNLGMLAGIQEGDNVLIHGGAGGIGSFAIQLCKALGCTVAVTAGSQEKLDYCKGLGADVLINYKEQDFDEELKAWADVILDVVGGPYLEQNIKTLNTDGRLVVIAVQGGPKGTLSLGRMMPRRLSVHATTLRARPRPMKAEIVASTVKNVWPLIESGQIKPNITATFPLADAAKAHDHMDSGDNTGKILLIA, encoded by the coding sequence ATGAAAGCGATCACACTTATCGACGACACCAACCCTCGCTCCCTCGAACTCACCGAGGTAGACACCCCGCAACTGCAGGATGGGGAGGTGTTGGTCAGGGTCACGGCGGCGGGCGTGAACCGTGGCGACATCGTGCAGGCCGAAGGTAAGTATCCGCCGCCGAAGGGTGAGTCGGAGATTATTGGCCTGGAGTGCGCCGGCGTGATCGAGGACCCGGGCACCACCGGGCACGAAAAGGGCGAAGAGGTCGGCTGCCTGCTGGCGGGCGGCGGGTACGCCGAATACGTCGCGGTGCCGGAGGGCCAGCTCACGCCGAAGCCCGCGAACCTCACGTTGGAGGAAACCGCCGGCGTGGTGGAGGCGGCCTGCACGGTGTGGTCGAACCTGGGCATGCTCGCCGGCATCCAGGAAGGCGACAACGTGCTGATCCACGGCGGCGCGGGCGGCATCGGCTCGTTCGCCATCCAGTTGTGCAAGGCGCTGGGCTGCACCGTCGCCGTCACGGCGGGCAGCCAGGAGAAGCTCGACTACTGCAAGGGCCTCGGCGCGGACGTCCTTATTAACTACAAGGAGCAGGACTTCGACGAGGAACTCAAGGCCTGGGCGGACGTGATCCTCGACGTGGTTGGCGGGCCGTACCTGGAGCAGAACATCAAGACGCTCAACACCGACGGTCGCCTCGTGGTCATTGCGGTGCAGGGCGGGCCGAAGGGCACCCTGTCGCTTGGCCGGATGATGCCGAGGCGCCTGTCGGTCCACGCCACCACGCTGCGCGCCCGGCCGCGTCCGATGAAGGCGGAGATTGTCGCCTCGACGGTGAAGAACGTCTGGCCGCTCATCGAATCGGGCCAGATCAAGCCCAACATCACCGCCACGTTCCCCCTCGCCGACGCCGCCAAGGCCCACGACCACATGGATTCCGGCGACAACACCGGAAAAATCCTTTTGATCGCGTAG
- the mgtE gene encoding magnesium transporter: MQTADLANIERKLRRRRLSPRDLAAMQRKLAGMDLRDIVRLVERQPSRRGAELVRLLPAPRAAVLFDALAPAHQAEIVEALGDHQIPGLFDALGTEDLVMLLDHMDPEVAERVLNELDEDDRAYTDLILAYEKGSVGRVMSPNVEAVGATETAQEVVDKLRSHVDDLETIYTVPVIDDMHHVTGVLSLKDLFKARADDEVGTIMREAQTVLESEDAEYAARRLIASGRLAYPVVDNGQHLVGIFTYDEAQDIVEFADSEDSARLGGSESLKQPYLSTPVLNLVRSRIVWLLVLAVSAILTVQVLGIFEDTLAQVTVLSLFIPLLTGTGGNTGNQAATTVTRALALHDVSKGDIFKVMWRELRVGATLGSVLGILGLGIAWAVFGQEIGIVIGSTLFCVCAMSATVGGIMPIIARAVGADPAVFSNPFISTFCDATGLVIYFLIAKSVLGL, from the coding sequence ATGCAAACGGCTGATTTGGCCAATATTGAACGGAAGTTGCGGCGCCGCCGTCTATCCCCGCGTGATTTGGCTGCTATGCAGCGGAAACTCGCGGGGATGGACTTGCGTGACATCGTCCGTTTGGTGGAGCGGCAGCCGTCGAGACGCGGTGCGGAGCTGGTGCGACTGCTGCCAGCGCCTCGAGCCGCTGTGCTTTTCGACGCCCTCGCGCCCGCCCACCAGGCCGAAATCGTCGAAGCCTTAGGCGATCATCAGATCCCCGGCCTGTTCGATGCCCTCGGCACCGAGGACTTGGTCATGCTGCTCGATCACATGGATCCGGAGGTGGCGGAGCGGGTTCTCAACGAGTTGGATGAGGACGACCGCGCCTACACAGACCTGATTCTCGCCTACGAGAAGGGGTCAGTCGGTCGTGTGATGTCGCCGAATGTGGAGGCGGTTGGTGCGACGGAGACGGCGCAGGAGGTCGTCGATAAGCTGCGCTCTCACGTTGATGACTTGGAGACGATCTACACCGTGCCAGTTATCGACGACATGCACCACGTCACCGGTGTTCTCAGCCTGAAGGACCTGTTCAAGGCGCGCGCGGACGACGAAGTGGGCACCATCATGCGCGAAGCCCAAACCGTCCTGGAAAGCGAAGATGCCGAATACGCGGCGCGTCGCCTGATCGCGTCCGGCCGCCTTGCGTATCCAGTTGTGGATAACGGGCAGCACCTCGTGGGCATTTTCACGTACGACGAAGCCCAGGACATCGTCGAATTCGCTGACAGTGAGGACTCTGCCCGCCTGGGTGGTTCCGAGTCGCTGAAGCAGCCGTACCTGTCCACACCAGTGCTGAACCTGGTGCGCTCCCGTATCGTGTGGCTGCTCGTACTGGCGGTCTCTGCGATCCTGACCGTGCAGGTTCTCGGCATTTTCGAGGACACCCTTGCCCAGGTCACCGTGCTGTCGCTGTTCATTCCGCTGCTGACCGGTACCGGCGGCAACACCGGCAACCAGGCGGCAACGACGGTCACGCGTGCCCTTGCGCTTCACGACGTATCCAAGGGCGACATCTTCAAAGTCATGTGGCGCGAACTCCGCGTCGGCGCGACCCTTGGTTCGGTGCTTGGTATCCTCGGTTTGGGCATCGCGTGGGCCGTTTTCGGGCAAGAAATCGGCATTGTGATCGGATCCACACTCTTTTGCGTGTGTGCGATGTCCGCGACCGTCGGCGGCATCATGCCGATCATCGCCCGCGCAGTCGGCGCCGACCCGGCAGTGTTCTCCAACCCGTTCATCTCCACCTTCTGTGACGCGACCGGTTTGGTTATCTACTTCCTTATTGCCAAGAGCGTTCTCGGCCTGTAA